One stretch of Echeneis naucrates chromosome 11, fEcheNa1.1, whole genome shotgun sequence DNA includes these proteins:
- the oprd1a gene encoding opioid receptor, delta 1a, whose product MEPYTVPGAQLSLSDLYSVIPYNVTFPDQESGLMGDGLQNYTERQSPVRSAGGIIIAISITALYSVICVVGLVGNVLVMYGVVRYTKMKTATNIYIFNLALADALATSTLPFQSAKYLMNTWPFGEALCKLIIAIDYYNMFTSIFTLTMMSVDRYIAVCHPVRALEFRTPVKAKMINVLIWVLSSAIGVPIMVMAVTKVTDSGRTMCMLKFPDPDWYWDTVTKICVFIFAFVVPVLVITICYGLMILRLRSVRLLSGSKEKDRNMRRITRMVLVVVAAFIICWTPIHIFIIVKTMVEIDTRNPLVIASWHLCIALGYTNSSLNPVLYAFLDENFKRCFRDFCLPCRARVEENSLTRGRNTTREPVSLCALTEAGKKPA is encoded by the exons ATGGAGCCGTACACGGTCCCCGGAGCTCAGCTCTCCCTGTCCGACCTTTACTCTGTCATCCCTTACAATGTCACCTTCCCGGACCAGGAGAGCGGCTTGATGGGCGACGGGCTGCAGAACTACACGGAGCGGCAGAGCCCGGTGCGGAGCGCCGGGGGTATCATCATAGCCATCTCCATCACGGCTCTCTACTCGGTCATATGTGTGGTGGGACTTGTGGGAAACGTCCTCGTCATGTACGGGGTGGTCAG GTATACCAagatgaaaacagccacaaacatcTACATCTTCAACTTGGCCCTCGCCGACGCCTTAGCAACCAGCACACTGCCGTTCCAGAGCGCCAAATACCTCATGAACACCTGGCCGTTTGGGGAAGCCCTGTGCAAGCTCATTATTGCCATCGATTACTACAACATGTTCACAAGCATCTTCACCCTCACCATGATGAGCGTGGACCGCTACATCGCCGTGTGCCACCCGGTCCGGGCGCTGGAGTTTCGTACACCAGTCAAGGCCAAGATGATCAACGTGCTGATCTGGGTGCTGTCGTCAGCGATCGGGGTGCCCATTATGGTCATGGCAGTGACCAAAGTGACAGATAGTG GTAGAACCATGTGCATGCTGAAGTTCCCTGACCCTGACTGGTACTGGGACACAGTGACTAAGATCTGCGTCTTCATCTTTGCTTTCGTGGTTCCCGTACTGGTCATCACCATATGTTACGGCCTGATGATACTCCGTCTGAGGAGCGTTCGTCTGCTCTCAGGCTCCAAGGAAAAAGACCGCAACATGCGTCGAATCACCCGCATGGTGCTGGTGGTCGTGGCCGCTTTCATCATCTGCTGGACCCCCATCcacatcttcatcatcgtcaAGACCATGGTGGAGATCGACACCAGGAACCCCCTGGTGATTGCCAGCTGGCACCTGTGTATCGCCTTAGGGTACACCAACAGCAGTCTTAATCCTGTCCTGTATGCGTTTCTGGATGAAAATTTCAAGCGTTGCTTCAGGGATTTCTGCCTACCTTGCCGGGCCCGTGTGGAGGAGAACAGTCTGACCAGAGGCCGCAACACCACCAGGGAGCCTGTTTCCCTCTGCGCTCTGACGGAAGCAGGGAAGAAGCCGGCATGA